The following coding sequences lie in one Alloacidobacterium dinghuense genomic window:
- a CDS encoding flavin monoamine oxidase family protein: MTWTRRTFLGRVAAAAGYRAMYTAMQALGLLATTSEASPLPDLPPNFGAGKKVIILGGGIAGLVSAYELRKAGFTCTILEARERPGGRNWSVRNGCKVEFTDGAVQTCDWEEGHYLNVGPARLPSIHRVMIEYCEDLGVPLEVEINTSRSTLMQADTLNGGKPVEQRQVVNDTRGYISELLAKSIDQHGLDKLLDKEDTQRMLDFLQTYGDLTNDYSYKGSQRSGFVVSPGAGPDEEKWHQPLSLHELLVSDFSTGELYEEQIDWQATMFQPIGGMDRIPYAFAKSLGDIVQYRCVVKKVGKSSSGVKVEYANAGSSQEIEADYCICTLPLTILRTLDIDCALEKKQAFKGMKLASLYKIGWEAPRFWEKQYNIYGGISFPKQTVDLVWYPSNGLFTKTGIILSGFNFEQKDFADGSPTAFGALSTQGKLDASRAAVEVLHPGHGRSLTKPIYVSWQKIPYSLGCLAMNMMPDTKPAYNELNKPDGRIYFAGDYLSHIVGWQEGAALSAHRAIHGIAEQMRSS, from the coding sequence ATGACGTGGACGCGGCGTACTTTCCTCGGCCGGGTAGCGGCGGCAGCCGGCTATCGGGCGATGTATACAGCGATGCAGGCGCTCGGCCTGCTGGCGACGACTTCCGAGGCTTCACCGCTGCCTGACTTGCCTCCAAACTTCGGCGCGGGGAAGAAAGTCATAATTCTCGGCGGTGGAATCGCCGGCCTTGTCTCCGCTTACGAACTGCGCAAAGCCGGATTCACCTGCACCATTCTCGAAGCGCGCGAGCGCCCCGGTGGCCGGAACTGGAGCGTGCGCAACGGCTGCAAGGTCGAATTCACCGATGGAGCCGTCCAGACATGCGATTGGGAAGAAGGTCATTACCTGAACGTCGGCCCGGCGCGACTGCCATCCATCCATCGCGTCATGATCGAATACTGTGAAGATCTGGGCGTGCCGCTCGAAGTCGAGATCAACACCTCGCGCAGCACGCTGATGCAAGCCGACACTCTGAATGGCGGAAAGCCAGTCGAACAGCGCCAGGTCGTCAACGACACACGCGGCTATATCTCCGAGTTGCTGGCTAAGTCGATCGATCAGCATGGCCTCGACAAGCTTCTGGACAAAGAAGATACGCAGCGCATGCTCGATTTTCTGCAAACCTATGGCGACCTTACGAACGACTACAGCTACAAAGGCTCGCAGCGCAGTGGATTTGTCGTATCACCGGGAGCAGGACCCGACGAGGAAAAGTGGCACCAACCGCTGAGCCTGCATGAGCTTCTGGTTTCAGACTTCTCGACCGGCGAGTTATACGAGGAGCAAATCGACTGGCAGGCCACGATGTTTCAGCCAATCGGCGGCATGGACCGCATCCCGTATGCGTTTGCGAAATCGCTGGGCGACATCGTGCAGTATCGATGCGTGGTGAAAAAGGTGGGCAAAAGTTCCTCCGGCGTAAAGGTGGAATACGCCAACGCCGGATCGTCGCAAGAGATTGAGGCAGATTACTGCATCTGCACGCTGCCGCTGACGATTCTCCGCACGCTCGACATCGATTGCGCGCTCGAAAAGAAGCAGGCATTCAAGGGAATGAAACTCGCCTCTCTTTACAAGATCGGATGGGAGGCGCCGCGCTTCTGGGAGAAGCAATACAACATCTACGGCGGAATTTCGTTCCCGAAACAGACTGTTGACCTCGTCTGGTATCCGAGCAACGGACTGTTCACCAAAACCGGGATCATCCTTTCCGGCTTCAACTTCGAGCAGAAGGATTTTGCTGATGGATCGCCGACTGCATTCGGCGCTTTATCAACGCAGGGAAAACTAGACGCGTCGCGGGCAGCCGTCGAGGTCTTGCACCCCGGTCATGGCAGGTCGCTGACCAAGCCGATTTATGTTTCATGGCAGAAGATTCCGTATAGCCTTGGCTGTTTAGCGATGAACATGATGCCCGATACCAAACCCGCATATAACGAGCTGAACAAGCCCGATGGCCGCATTTACTTTGCCGGAGATTATCTAAGCCATATCGTCGGCTGGCAGGAAGGCGCGGCCTTGTCCGCGCACCGAGCCATCCATGGAATCGCCGAGCAGATGCGCAGCAGCTAG
- a CDS encoding CoA-binding protein, whose translation MNEPTTIREILDNAKTIAVVGLTNKEGRASLGVSRFMQSRGYRIIPVNPLIESSLGEKAYPTLDAALEAVGKIDVVNVFRLPRYIPDIVKDTIRLRIPYLWIQEGIVHEEAAAEAEAAGIKLVMDRCILKDRMAAGWGLAVQADAPSAP comes from the coding sequence ATGAACGAACCGACTACCATCCGGGAAATACTCGACAATGCTAAGACCATCGCCGTAGTTGGCCTTACTAACAAGGAAGGCCGCGCCAGCCTGGGCGTTTCGCGGTTTATGCAGAGCCGCGGCTACCGCATCATTCCGGTCAATCCGCTGATAGAAAGCTCGCTTGGCGAGAAGGCTTATCCTACGCTCGATGCGGCTTTGGAAGCAGTGGGGAAGATCGATGTTGTGAATGTCTTCCGACTGCCGAGGTACATTCCTGACATCGTGAAGGACACGATTCGCCTCAGAATTCCTTATCTGTGGATACAGGAAGGTATCGTGCATGAAGAAGCTGCGGCAGAAGCCGAGGCAGCGGGCATCAAGCTGGTGATGGACCGCTGCATTCTGAAAGACCGCATGGCTGCCGGCTGGGGACTGGCCGTCCAGGCAGACGCGCCTTCGGCGCCTTAG
- the prfB gene encoding peptide chain release factor 2 (programmed frameshift) has translation MLNDLEFAYTPVRDKVRDLREYLDSARLHKQLAEIESKLSDPGVWANAAVSQPLMRDRKRMEEQVASDDELVRRTGDIEAYFDLAREGEPVEADLEREVQSLSEYVDKLEERTMLSGETDALNAIVTVHPGAGGTESQDWAEMLMRMYLRWAEQQGFKTEMNDYQDGEEAGIKSATFTVSGEYAFGMLSGETGVHRLVRISPFDSAKRRHTSFASVFVSPEIDDSIEIEIRPEDIRTDTYRSGGKGGQHVNTTDSAVRITHIPTNIVVQCQNERSQHKNREKAMKMLRSRLYEFELDKKKAESKKLEDSKLDINFGSQIRSYVLQPYRIAKDHRTKVEVGDVDRVLDGYLEPFIRGYLIMRRSGGDGGVLVGVEDDLD, from the exons GTGTTGAACGATCTCGAATTCGCCTACACTCCCGTCCGGGACAAAGTCCGCGACCTGCGGGAGTATCTT GACTCGGCCCGTCTCCATAAACAATTAGCTGAAATCGAATCGAAATTATCGGACCCCGGCGTGTGGGCCAATGCTGCCGTCTCACAGCCGCTCATGCGAGACCGTAAGCGCATGGAAGAGCAGGTGGCGTCGGATGACGAACTTGTACGTCGCACAGGAGATATCGAGGCTTACTTCGATCTGGCGCGCGAGGGCGAGCCGGTAGAAGCGGATCTCGAACGCGAAGTTCAGTCGCTGAGTGAATACGTTGACAAGCTCGAAGAGCGGACGATGCTTTCCGGAGAGACGGACGCGCTGAATGCCATTGTGACGGTGCATCCGGGTGCGGGCGGCACGGAGAGCCAGGACTGGGCCGAGATGCTGATGCGCATGTATCTGCGCTGGGCTGAGCAGCAGGGCTTCAAGACGGAGATGAACGATTATCAGGACGGCGAAGAGGCTGGCATCAAGTCAGCGACCTTCACCGTCTCCGGCGAATACGCCTTTGGCATGCTCTCGGGCGAGACCGGCGTGCACCGCCTCGTACGGATTTCGCCGTTCGACTCTGCCAAGCGCCGCCATACTTCCTTCGCGTCGGTCTTCGTCTCGCCTGAAATTGATGACTCGATCGAGATCGAGATCAGGCCGGAAGATATTCGGACAGACACGTATCGGTCGGGCGGCAAGGGCGGACAGCACGTGAACACGACGGACTCCGCTGTGCGCATCACGCACATCCCTACCAACATTGTGGTGCAATGCCAGAACGAGCGCTCCCAGCACAAGAACCGCGAGAAGGCGATGAAGATGCTGCGCTCACGCCTCTACGAATTCGAACTGGATAAGAAGAAAGCGGAGAGTAAGAAGCTCGAAGATTCGAAGTTAGACATTAACTTCGGCTCGCAAATTCGGTCGTACGTGCTTCAGCCGTATCGGATTGCCAAGGATCACCGGACCAAAGTTGAAGTTGGCGATGTGGATCGAGTGCTTGATGGTTACTTAGAGCCGTTTATTCGTGGCTATCTAATAATGCGTAGGAGCGGCGGCGATGGTGGTGTGTTAGTTGGTGTTGAAGACGATCTGGATTAG
- the lnt gene encoding apolipoprotein N-acyltransferase: MRTYLRNPIFLGLLSSVLLDLPFPIAGPMPPWRAVFSWIALVPLLYGLLGQRNVAGPRYLRRSALAGYGCGVFWYILNCYWIYDTMHLYGGVPPAGAFGILVLYSLVLGLYFAVFGFLIALCRKAFRTNLFPLVLAPFFWAALEFAASRITSVPWDQLGYAQVDNFLLTRLAPFTGVYGISFVLVAGNALFAAALLTSSLHMRLRIGVGAILFAILLQLGSFSAPKPVATSDYAVLLQPNLDVAVNQAWIGPEWDEHVSWIMEQSQRNCTPAITGMPTRQSAVARQNCGQNTPPPGIVAWPEAPSPFVSDDPRTIALLRSVATANNAPVVAGMFGHDATGTYNSGVFTAPDGNVLGRYDKIHLVPFGEFVPYRDVFFFAKKLTQQLVDLQRGQYRKVFRANGHTFGIFICYESVFADEVRQFAVNGAQVFVNISDDGWYGDTSAPWQHLNMARMRAIENRRWILRDTNNGVTTAIDPAGHVTLSAARHAETTLVVRYGYNDDLTFYTRYGDLFAILCGIITIVAVAMALRPTLRVNLRI, from the coding sequence ATGCGCACTTATCTCCGCAATCCCATTTTTCTTGGATTGCTCTCGTCTGTTCTTCTTGATCTGCCATTTCCTATCGCCGGGCCAATGCCGCCGTGGCGCGCCGTTTTTTCCTGGATTGCTCTTGTGCCGCTGCTTTACGGACTCCTCGGCCAGCGGAATGTGGCGGGTCCGCGCTATCTTCGTCGCAGTGCGCTTGCCGGCTATGGTTGCGGAGTGTTCTGGTACATCCTGAACTGCTATTGGATCTACGACACTATGCACCTTTATGGTGGAGTGCCACCCGCCGGAGCCTTTGGCATCCTTGTGCTCTACAGCCTGGTGCTGGGTTTGTACTTTGCCGTTTTCGGATTCCTGATTGCGCTCTGCCGCAAGGCATTTCGTACAAATTTGTTTCCGCTGGTGCTCGCGCCGTTCTTCTGGGCTGCGCTTGAGTTCGCAGCATCGCGGATCACCAGCGTTCCCTGGGATCAACTTGGCTACGCGCAAGTGGACAACTTCCTGCTTACGCGACTGGCGCCGTTTACGGGCGTCTATGGGATTTCCTTTGTACTCGTCGCGGGAAATGCGCTATTTGCTGCAGCTTTGCTTACGTCTTCTCTGCATATGCGACTGCGCATTGGAGTCGGTGCGATTCTATTTGCGATTTTGCTGCAACTCGGCTCCTTTTCTGCGCCGAAGCCAGTCGCCACTTCGGACTACGCCGTGCTGCTGCAGCCGAATCTCGATGTTGCAGTCAACCAGGCCTGGATCGGTCCCGAGTGGGATGAGCACGTTTCGTGGATCATGGAGCAGAGCCAGCGCAACTGCACGCCGGCGATCACGGGAATGCCAACGCGGCAGTCTGCCGTGGCAAGGCAAAATTGCGGGCAGAACACGCCGCCTCCGGGTATTGTTGCCTGGCCCGAAGCGCCGTCGCCATTCGTCAGCGATGATCCACGCACCATCGCCTTATTACGAAGCGTTGCCACTGCGAACAATGCGCCGGTTGTTGCCGGAATGTTCGGCCATGACGCCACAGGCACATACAACTCGGGTGTCTTTACTGCACCGGACGGTAACGTTCTCGGCAGATACGACAAGATTCATCTAGTGCCCTTTGGCGAATTTGTGCCTTACCGGGATGTCTTTTTCTTTGCCAAAAAGCTCACGCAGCAACTCGTAGATCTGCAGCGCGGCCAATATCGCAAAGTCTTTCGCGCAAACGGACACACCTTCGGCATCTTCATCTGCTACGAATCCGTTTTTGCCGATGAGGTGCGCCAGTTCGCCGTCAATGGTGCGCAAGTCTTCGTGAATATCTCTGATGACGGCTGGTATGGCGACACCAGCGCTCCATGGCAACATCTGAATATGGCGCGCATGCGTGCTATTGAAAATCGCCGCTGGATTTTACGCGACACAAATAATGGCGTAACCACGGCAATCGATCCAGCAGGGCACGTCACTCTGAGCGCGGCGCGTCATGCCGAGACAACGCTTGTCGTGCGCTACGGATACAACGACGATCTCACCTTCTACACGCGCTACGGCGATCTCTTTGCCATCCTCTGTGGGATAATCACAATAGTGGCCGTGGCGATGGCATTACGCCCAACGCTCCGAGTCAATCTTCGAATATAA
- a CDS encoding APC family permease, which yields MPVGQTFTAPQSNRVRLVVASSVMLTFISFWRAAAVVLNDLGSSAFYAGGIAEEAVGKAAPWFILGVMLFSFAVRAVYVESCSMFTRGGVYRVVKEALGGTFAKLSVSALMFDYILTGPISGVSAGQYITGLLNELMTVGAAHGWLPLALINAGHARQLPMNETSAVFCAAVTIYYWWQNIKGIEESTDKALEVMKITTVMVVLLLGWGIFSAIHVSAKLPPLPIPSNLHFSHDALGFLAGTKFATTLGLFGILMAFGHSVLAMSGEETLAQVNREIEHPKLKNLKRAAIVIAIYSFVFTGIVSLLAVMLIPDSVRVPVYRDNLIAGLAMYVVGPLTLKIVFRVFVVIVGFLILSGAINTSIIGSTGVLMRVAEDGVLTDWFRKPQRKYGTSYRIVNLVTAMQLFTIIVSRGNVITLGEAYAFGVIWSFTFNSLAMLVLRWKYKGERGWKVPINIKIGKAELPVGLFCVFLVLLSTAIVNLFTKSVATESGILFAAAFYTIFTVSEARNQRKHAATAKQMKEHFQLEHPETIGREALEIRPGGILVTMRDAANPFALKWALSRTNADDQDIVVLTARMMGAGGPEYIDASEQLFSEHEQMLFTKAVSVAESFGKHISLLVVPAGDIFAALVQTANSLEVTALVSGLSTKMTAQEQAYHVGQAWENLAEPKRQFTFYVVMPNGDAQGFHIGPHAPTLQADDVQLVHRLWLNFRRDPDMQGLHHSDIVTYALTRLAVEYARDKQETLRDIRRYRDGSNRGGTIESPLTPKSGKPGTDYSIPAPKPSSGPSDHET from the coding sequence ATGCCAGTTGGTCAAACGTTTACCGCTCCTCAATCGAACCGGGTGAGGCTAGTCGTTGCCTCCTCGGTCATGCTTACATTCATATCCTTCTGGCGAGCGGCAGCCGTCGTTCTCAATGACTTAGGATCCTCAGCCTTCTATGCTGGCGGTATTGCGGAAGAAGCCGTCGGTAAAGCTGCGCCGTGGTTCATTCTCGGCGTCATGCTCTTTTCCTTCGCAGTGCGGGCAGTCTATGTCGAGAGCTGCTCCATGTTCACCCGTGGAGGCGTCTACCGCGTAGTAAAGGAAGCTCTTGGCGGCACATTTGCAAAGCTGAGTGTCTCCGCGCTCATGTTCGACTACATCCTTACGGGACCAATCTCAGGCGTTTCAGCCGGACAATACATCACGGGACTCTTAAACGAACTGATGACGGTCGGCGCCGCGCATGGATGGTTACCGCTCGCCCTGATCAACGCAGGCCATGCACGCCAATTGCCGATGAATGAGACGTCGGCAGTTTTTTGCGCTGCAGTCACCATCTACTATTGGTGGCAGAACATCAAGGGCATCGAGGAATCGACAGACAAAGCTCTTGAGGTAATGAAGATCACCACTGTCATGGTGGTTCTGTTGCTCGGATGGGGTATCTTCTCAGCGATTCACGTCAGCGCCAAGCTGCCGCCGCTTCCCATTCCGTCGAATCTCCACTTCTCGCATGATGCTCTCGGCTTCCTCGCGGGAACAAAGTTCGCCACAACGTTGGGACTCTTTGGCATCCTGATGGCCTTTGGCCACTCCGTGCTCGCCATGAGCGGCGAGGAGACACTGGCCCAGGTCAATCGTGAGATCGAGCATCCCAAGCTCAAGAACCTGAAGCGCGCCGCGATCGTGATCGCGATCTACAGTTTCGTCTTTACCGGAATCGTCTCACTGCTCGCAGTGATGTTGATTCCCGATTCGGTACGTGTTCCGGTCTACCGCGATAACCTGATCGCTGGCCTTGCGATGTATGTCGTGGGCCCGCTCACTCTGAAGATTGTCTTCCGCGTCTTTGTTGTCATCGTCGGCTTTCTAATTCTCTCCGGCGCGATTAATACTTCCATCATTGGCTCAACGGGCGTACTGATGCGCGTTGCTGAAGACGGTGTTCTGACAGACTGGTTCCGCAAGCCGCAGAGAAAATACGGCACCAGCTATCGCATCGTGAACTTGGTCACAGCGATGCAGCTCTTCACCATCATTGTCAGCCGCGGCAACGTCATCACTCTGGGCGAGGCATACGCTTTCGGCGTCATCTGGAGCTTTACGTTCAACTCGCTCGCCATGCTTGTGCTGCGCTGGAAGTACAAGGGCGAGCGCGGATGGAAGGTGCCGATCAATATCAAAATCGGCAAAGCCGAACTTCCGGTCGGATTATTCTGTGTCTTTCTCGTCCTGCTTTCGACAGCAATCGTGAATCTTTTCACCAAGAGTGTGGCCACCGAAAGCGGCATTTTATTCGCAGCTGCGTTCTACACCATCTTTACCGTCTCCGAAGCGCGCAACCAGCGCAAGCATGCGGCTACAGCCAAGCAAATGAAGGAGCACTTTCAGCTTGAGCATCCGGAAACCATCGGGCGCGAAGCGCTGGAAATCCGGCCCGGTGGAATTCTGGTCACCATGCGCGATGCTGCGAATCCCTTCGCGCTGAAGTGGGCTCTATCGCGCACCAACGCGGACGATCAGGACATCGTCGTACTGACCGCGCGCATGATGGGCGCAGGCGGTCCTGAATACATCGATGCATCGGAGCAACTCTTCAGCGAGCACGAGCAGATGCTCTTTACAAAAGCAGTCTCAGTAGCTGAGAGTTTCGGCAAACATATCTCGCTGCTCGTCGTCCCGGCTGGCGATATCTTCGCTGCGCTGGTGCAGACTGCAAATTCGCTCGAAGTTACAGCGCTCGTCTCTGGCCTCTCTACAAAGATGACGGCGCAGGAGCAGGCCTATCACGTAGGGCAGGCCTGGGAGAATCTTGCCGAGCCAAAGCGGCAGTTCACCTTCTATGTAGTTATGCCGAATGGCGACGCCCAGGGCTTTCACATTGGACCTCACGCTCCTACCCTGCAGGCCGATGACGTACAACTCGTCCATAGATTGTGGCTCAACTTCCGCCGAGATCCCGATATGCAGGGACTGCATCACAGCGATATAGTTACCTATGCTCTTACTCGTCTTGCAGTAGAGTATGCGCGCGACAAGCAGGAAACGCTGCGAGATATACGTCGTTATAGAGATGGCAGTAACAGAGGCGGAACGATTGAGTCACCTTTAACTCCAAAGTCCGGTAAGCCAGGGACAGACTATTCGATTCCCGCTCCCAAGCCTTCTTCGGGACCATCCGATCACGAAACATAG